A genomic stretch from Deltaproteobacteria bacterium includes:
- a CDS encoding phenylalanine--tRNA ligase subunit beta yields the protein MRLSINWLKDYLDLTISPAELADRLTLVGLEVEVIETLQPAFSGVVVGRVKTVEPHPRADRLQVAGVDDGCHVYQVVCGAPNLQSGRLYPFAPVGAVIAGGQNIKAAKLRGVVSEGMLLAEDELGLSEDHLGLMEIPQDLEVGADLGEALALRDVVLEVAITPNRPDCLSILGLAREISALLDQPLQLPHISVPEGLDNIEDWAGVSIEAPDHCPRYAARLIRNLVVKPSPFWMRQRLQACGLRAINNLVDVTNYVLLEYGQPLHAFDFDRLEGGRIVVRLPQPQEKSFTTLDGQARYLHPETLLICDARAPVAVAGVMGGLASEVTPATCQVLIESAYFNPRSIRRTSKRLGLSTEASYRFERGVDPEGVINALERATQLMAALGEGQVCQGRIDVYPQPVIRPQLQLRAARTNAILGTDLSLQRLAELLRRLNMPPQRLDADTLEVQVPPYRGDLTREVDLIEEVARLHGFEHIPVSLPQVAMAAHRPPKAAVMRSAAKAILLGMGFFEVITYAFQAERLSSFLVAGSSDPSQFVQLANPLSEEQAVMRLDLIPGLLETMRKNAAHSIYDLKIFELSKVFIPRSLEQLPEEKPMLAGLMSGVRQPPGWNVPEEELDFFDLKGAVETLLSGLLVPEVSFQPVPGLPFLQEGARVFSADLELGFLGELHPEVGRQFDLKAPAWIFNLQFDRLTEVAREFATFTPLPRYPAVYRDLALVVDNSIATAQVLSAIYRYGQPWVVEANLFDVYSGPPIPEGERSLAFHLCYLDPERTLTDIEVNQQHEALIQNLQQELKARLRV from the coding sequence ATGCGACTCAGTATCAATTGGCTTAAAGACTATCTTGATCTTACCATATCTCCGGCCGAACTGGCTGACCGACTAACCCTGGTGGGGCTGGAAGTCGAGGTTATTGAGACCCTTCAGCCGGCTTTCTCCGGCGTGGTGGTGGGCCGGGTCAAAACCGTAGAGCCCCATCCCCGGGCTGATCGGCTGCAAGTGGCCGGGGTGGACGATGGCTGCCATGTCTATCAGGTAGTTTGCGGTGCTCCTAATCTACAGTCCGGGCGGCTCTACCCTTTTGCCCCAGTCGGGGCCGTGATCGCTGGCGGACAAAATATCAAGGCCGCCAAACTGCGAGGCGTTGTCTCGGAAGGCATGTTATTGGCTGAGGATGAACTCGGACTCTCCGAAGATCATCTGGGACTGATGGAAATCCCCCAAGACCTGGAGGTCGGGGCTGATCTGGGCGAAGCCTTGGCGTTGCGGGATGTGGTATTAGAGGTGGCCATTACCCCTAACCGCCCGGATTGCCTGAGTATTTTGGGATTGGCCCGAGAAATCTCCGCCCTGTTGGATCAGCCGCTGCAATTGCCCCATATCAGCGTCCCGGAAGGCTTGGATAACATCGAGGACTGGGCGGGGGTGAGCATCGAGGCTCCTGACCACTGTCCCCGCTATGCCGCCCGCCTCATCCGAAATTTGGTGGTTAAACCTTCGCCTTTCTGGATGCGGCAACGGCTGCAGGCCTGCGGTCTGCGGGCTATTAACAATCTGGTAGATGTAACCAACTATGTGCTGCTGGAATATGGCCAACCGCTGCATGCCTTTGATTTTGACCGCTTGGAGGGCGGGCGGATCGTCGTGCGTTTGCCCCAGCCCCAGGAAAAGAGCTTTACCACTTTAGATGGTCAAGCGCGCTATCTGCACCCCGAAACCCTGTTGATCTGCGATGCCCGCGCCCCGGTGGCAGTGGCTGGGGTGATGGGCGGCCTGGCCTCTGAGGTAACCCCGGCCACCTGTCAGGTATTGATTGAAAGCGCTTATTTCAACCCTCGCTCCATTCGCCGCACCTCCAAACGTCTGGGGCTGTCCACCGAGGCTTCTTACCGCTTTGAACGAGGGGTCGACCCTGAAGGCGTCATCAACGCCTTGGAGCGGGCCACCCAGCTAATGGCGGCCCTAGGGGAAGGTCAGGTATGCCAGGGGAGAATTGATGTTTATCCTCAGCCGGTAATTAGACCACAGCTTCAACTGCGGGCGGCTCGGACCAATGCTATCCTGGGTACCGATCTATCCCTGCAGCGTCTAGCGGAACTCCTGCGGCGGTTAAATATGCCCCCCCAAAGACTCGATGCCGATACCCTGGAAGTTCAGGTGCCACCCTATCGGGGGGACCTTACCCGGGAGGTTGATCTTATTGAGGAGGTAGCTCGACTGCATGGTTTCGAACATATCCCGGTGTCCCTGCCGCAGGTGGCTATGGCCGCCCATCGTCCACCGAAGGCGGCCGTAATGAGGAGCGCGGCCAAGGCCATCCTGTTGGGGATGGGTTTTTTTGAGGTTATCACTTATGCCTTTCAGGCCGAAAGATTATCCAGCTTCCTGGTGGCCGGGAGCTCTGACCCCTCGCAGTTTGTGCAACTGGCCAACCCGTTGAGCGAAGAGCAGGCAGTTATGCGGCTCGATCTGATCCCGGGATTATTGGAGACCATGCGGAAAAACGCCGCTCATTCCATTTATGACTTAAAGATCTTTGAACTTTCCAAAGTCTTTATTCCACGCTCCCTAGAGCAGTTGCCGGAAGAAAAGCCGATGCTAGCCGGGCTGATGAGCGGCGTTCGTCAGCCCCCGGGATGGAACGTCCCGGAGGAAGAACTTGACTTTTTCGACTTGAAGGGCGCAGTGGAAACTTTGCTCTCCGGGCTGCTGGTGCCTGAGGTCAGCTTTCAGCCTGTTCCCGGCCTGCCATTTCTTCAGGAGGGGGCGCGGGTTTTTTCTGCTGATCTGGAACTGGGGTTTTTAGGCGAACTCCACCCCGAGGTGGGGAGACAGTTTGACCTGAAGGCCCCGGCCTGGATTTTTAATTTGCAATTCGACCGTTTAACCGAAGTGGCTCGGGAATTTGCCACCTTCACCCCCTTACCCCGCTATCCGGCCGTCTATCGCGATCTGGCCTTGGTGGTGGACAACTCTATTGCTACAGCTCAAGTATTGTCTGCCATCTATCGTTATGGGCAGCCCTGGGTGGTGGAGGCGAACCTTTTTGATGTCTATAGCGGCCCGCCCATCCCGGAGGGTGAACGCAGTCTGGCCTTTCATCTCTGTTATCTGGATCCGGAGCGCACGCTCACTGACATCGAAGTAAATCAGCAACACGAGGCTTTGATCCAGAACCTTCAGCAGGAGCTAAAGGCCAGATTGCGCGTCTAG
- a CDS encoding MerR family transcriptional regulator — protein MAPHRRNKKLYRIGEVSQLTGVEPHVLRYWESVFGILRPNRRLSKQRWYRQSDVDLILEIKRLLHDEKYTLSGVKQYLSQGPPQTNCASSACHYRDLKPDFPEVQLTELLRLVCAELKAIQEILR, from the coding sequence GTGGCCCCACACCGCCGTAACAAAAAACTCTATCGCATCGGCGAAGTGAGCCAGTTGACCGGAGTGGAACCCCATGTGTTGCGTTATTGGGAATCAGTGTTTGGCATTCTCCGACCCAACCGGCGACTGTCTAAGCAGCGCTGGTATCGGCAATCGGATGTTGATCTGATTCTGGAAATCAAGCGCCTGCTGCACGACGAGAAATACACCTTATCAGGGGTTAAACAATATCTGAGCCAAGGCCCTCCTCAGACCAACTGCGCCTCATCAGCCTGCCATTATCGAGATTTAAAACCGGATTTCCCTGAAGTCCAACTGACCGAACTTTTACGCCTGGTTTGCGCTGAACTCAAGGCTATTCAAGAGATTCTCCGTTAG